In the genome of Dromiciops gliroides isolate mDroGli1 chromosome 1, mDroGli1.pri, whole genome shotgun sequence, the window CACAGCCCTCTTTCAATTAAATCCAaatagtgcaagtcatgacatcagcccaatgtcatggtcctctttgagaaggaaggacaaacaacaaggttTCTGACTACCCTTCAGTGGTCCTGTGTTGTTCCACAAAGGGCGGCCCCAGCTTAggatttgggagggggcagctgctGGCCCTGGCAGGACCCCTCCTAGTGGCTGGGTCCTTCCCCTCTCCAGGTGGACAGTGTGGATGGAGTCCAAGCTGTTCAGCAGAATGTCAAGCCTTGTACCCTAGATTCAGCCACCCAGGAACTGGTGTCCCTCATCTTCAGCCATGACATGTTCAATGATGCAATGAAGACCATGGACCTTGGTGAggccagggagggaagggattggGGAGGGGATGATTAAAGGGGAGAGAGGCTGGAGGTAGCCTGGGCTTCTTCCCATTCCTTCTCCCGCCCCCACCCTGCCAAACAGACATTAAGAAGATGCCCTTGGGGAAGCTGAGCAAGCAGCAGATCGCCAAGGGTTTTGAGGCCCTAGAAGCCCTGGAGGACGCTCTGCAGAAGAACTCAAACGCAGAAGAGCTAGAGGAGCTGTCCTCCCACTTCTACACAATCATCCCCCATAACTTTGGCAGGAAGAGGCCCCCACCCATCAACTCCCAGGCAGTCCTGCAGGCCAAGAAGGACATGTTGTTGGTGAGAGCTAGGGGACCAATCGACAGGTCAGGGGAAGGACAGATGGAAAGTGATGGGACAGATGGACAGGGATGGGGCAGTGAGCATATGAACGGTTGCAAAGATGGACAGAAATAAGGGACAGacaaagaaaggggagatggatggaggtgggggaggcaGATGGATAGAAACTGGAGATGAGGGGACAGATGGAAAGATGGGGGGAATGGACAGGTGGTAGGACACAGACAAGAGCAGGAAGGTTAAATAGGCAGGCATAAACAGTGACCAGAGATAGTCGAGTGAGAGATATGGAGAGAAGATGTAGCGGGATGctgagagggaggcagagaggatgAGATGGGCTTGGAGGATGGTGGCAGAGAGTAGGCAGAAAAACATGGAGCCCTGGCTGCCAACCTAAACGTCATTCTAGGTCCTGGCTGACATTGAGCTTGCCCAGGCCCTGAAGGCTGGACAGGAGGAAGAAGACAAGAAGACCAAGGTGGAAGAAGTGCCTCACCCACTGGACCGTGATTATGAGCTCCTGAAATGCCAGCTGCAGCCACTAGCAGCTGACACTGATGAATACAAGGTGTGTGGGAATGCTAGGAAACCCACACTGGCAGTTGCCTGGCGCCTACCAGCCTTGACTATGCCTGGACAGCAGTTATGTGAGGGGAGGGGGCTGTGGACCTGGGCCCCTACAGTTCTCACCATTCTGCCTCTGTCTTCTCTGCCCCAGCCCAGTATGCCAGACCAATTCCAGGGACATTGGGCAGTGGGAAAAGAGACCTGGGGCTTAGGAATTAAGACGGCAGGGCTTTAGTGCTGGCTGCCCTGactcaccttggacaagtcccatCTCTCTGGGCCCCTCGTTACCCCGAATGACCAATGAGAAGTTTGGCTTTggtggtttctaaggtccttccacaCTGACTCTGCAATTTTAGGATCCTTCCTTGGTTCGTATTCACTGTAGCTACCACCAGACACCGTTCCTTGCAAAAGAGACTTGGCCAGCTTGCCCTGGCCGCTCTGGGTCTGAAGGGCAGCCCACCTTCACTGGGGCCCTGCAGCCTCTGTAGAGCTGCTCCAGGTAGAGTCTTTGCTGCCAGCTTCCCCCCACCCAACTGCCCACTGTGGACCCTCAAACTTCCTTACCTTCCTCATCCTAGCTGCTGGTGCCCTCagctttctccccttctctccacagcTGATTGAAACCTACCAGAAGAACACTGGCCCACCTCATATCCGCATTCTCCATGTCTGGAAAATCAATCGAGAGGGGGAGGTAAGAGGAGTTGGGGCCACCCACTCCCCTCGCTTTCCCAGGGCTGGGCTCACCTCAGTACCCCTTGCCTCGTTTCTTTGAAGGCCCGCCAAAAACTTTGTTCCTGGTCCCAGCCCGTTTATACACAGGGCCACAgaagctagagctggaagagactttaaaaatcAGCTAGTTCATCTCTGAGGAAATAGGCCCAGAAAAGGAAAGCGACCCGCCCCAAGTCCTGACTTTGGGTATGAATGGAAGGGGGTGGGAGCCCAGGCCTTTCAGGCCCCTGCCTTGGCTGAGGCCCACTGCCTTCTccccagggggcagttaggtaagGCCCCAGAACCCGGCGCTCTTTGCTGAACCACGTGCCCTTCCCCAGGGAGAGCGGTTCCAGGCCCATACCATGCTAGAGAACCGGCGGTTGCTGTGGCATGGAACCAATGTAGCAGTGGTGGCTGCCATCCTCAAGAGCGGCCTCCGCATCATGCCCCACTCTGGTGGCCGTGTGGGGCAGGGCATCTACTTTGCTTCTGAGAATAGCAAGTCTGCTTGTTATGGTAAGAGAGCTCTGCACCGCTGCCCAGTTTTCCCCAGAACCCCTTCAGGGCAGAATTTGAGAAATGACCCTGCAGGGAGCCCAAGGACCCGTGGTTCCTCTGTCCACTTGGGCCTTGGGGCTTGTCCCTGCATCTCCAGAAGGCCAGGGGACGTGAGCCACCAAGGCCTCAACATCAGCCTCTCCAAAATCAAACCTCGGCTGCTTGTTCACTGTCCCCCTAAAGCTGTGTTTCCTTCTAAACTCAGCCAGGTTTCACGGCCGCTGGGCGATCTTTGGCCCCTTCGACTCTCAGATCTCTGCTCATACTGCCCATCACCAGCCTCTGTCTGTAGGACTTCCCTGGTGTCTCTCACCAACCCCTTCCCCCTGTGCCTCCGGCAGTCATGCCCCTCtccactctttccctcctccaagtCATCCTTTGGGCTGCTACCAGAACAGCCTTTCCTGAGCAGATAGCTGGTCATATCACTCCTCTGGGGAAAAATGTGCTACGCGGAAACATCCAAATCTTTAGCCTGTCATCCGAGGCCCACTACAATCTGGGGCCATCCTTTTCTAGTCTTGTCTCACACTTAAATTTTTCActgacacttttaaaaaaaatatccctaTCACTTGCCAATGACTTCTACCCCCTACCCCCATTAGACTAGCCCCCTCCTTGTAAAAAAGTacaggcaagaaaaacaaatcaacacactgTCCCAGTCTGACAAGGTATACCACACTCCATACCTGTGCTCCACCACCCTTCTGCTGAGAGGAGGGAAGTATGGTTCAGTGCTCATATATGCAAATGGGTCCCTGTGGCATCACCCCTGTTTTGTGAATGAGGAAACGGGCtcagagattaagtaactcacccaaAGCCCCAGAGccagtgtcagaagcaggatttgaaccagggtcttcTTGGTGCCAGAGGAACCTATGTATCTCCACTATATCATGTTACCTCTGCTCAGAAACAGCTCTAATGTGTCCAcaagaatgaaatttaaaaaaaaaagaatgaaattacagAGCCTCTGaagtattaaaattatttttgcgtGTGCCATTTCCCCCTTAGATTGTGAACTTCATAAAAGTAGGGACAATTTCTTTTCTGAACTTTGTGTCTtcccccaggacttagcacagggCTCTGTGCACTGTAGGTCACTAACAGTTACTcgttgaaggaatgaatgaatgaatgaatgaatgaatgaatgaatgaatgaatgaacgaatgaacagCAAGCCCTAGTCTTTCATTGCTTTGTCCTTATCCTTTGCCTGCCTCAGCCCTGTGCtgtccaccaccaccaccaccaccatgtttATTTGGTTAGACATTTGCCACCTTTAGGACCCAAGGCTTAGCTATGTATGTCAGCAAGAGGTTTATTTATATGGGAGAGTAAGATTAAAATTTATGATATGCAGAAGCCCAATAGATGCCCAGGGCTAATCGGCCAAGGCCCCCGGCTGCCCTGAGGTGCTCAGTCCCTGCCTTGGCTAGGAGGACCTGGGTGGCCTCTTGGACAATAGTAGGTGCTGACTTCTCTATCTCCTTCAAGCCTTCACCCTCTTCATGTGCCCCTTGCATGGATGCTGGATCAAAAGTTCCTTCTGATGCCTCCACCCCAAGGACACAAGAATTCTCTTTTGTCCTGTTGCATCCCTTGCCTACCTCATCTCCCAGTGGGCCCTGACCATGTTATACATAGGGTTGTACTCAGGGCTCTGACCAGAGTTCCTGTCCTGCAGTGCGCTGCACCTCTCAAGGGATTGGCCTCATGTTTCTGAGTGAGGTGGTTCTGGGCCAAGAGCACCGCATCACCAAGGATGACTGTACCCTTCGGCAGCCACCGCCCGGGTATCACAGCATCATTGCCCAGGGCCAGACGGAGCCTGGTGAGTTCTGGGCACTGCTGACCATGAGTGGATGGTGGAGAGGGCTTGGGAGAGTGGAGGATGGGGATGAGAAGTTGAGGTGGCCTAGCAGGGAATAACCTGGAGCCAAAGGTTGGGAAACCCCAGTAAGACAGAACTTAGAACTTTAGATCTAGGAGAGGCCTTAGGGCTCATTGCTTGCTTTCTTCTGAGAGAAAAGAGGAGTCACTCTAAGGATACTGCTTTTGACTTTGAACTTTTGGAAGAGCTCTGGTCAAAGGTGAGGGAACAGGGGACATAGGGGGGCGGGGagcctggggggagggaaggaggtgggaATTGTCTCCATTTCCCTTCCTAGCATGgtttgtgactctgagcaagtcccttCTCCCCTAGGAGCTTgagtttccacatttgtataaAGAAGGGTTGGATAGGCTGCTCTCTATAATTCCTCCTAATTCTGATCGTCCCCATTCTAGGATTCCGTATGATTTTTGTATTTCAAAAACTGAAGGTCTTTCAAAATctatagctgggggcagctaggtggcacagtggatagagcaccggccctggactcaggaggacctgagttcaaatctggcctcagacacttgacacttactagctgtgtgaccctgggcaagtcaattaactccaattgcttcactaaaaaaaaaaaaaaatctacagctGAGGGGAGCTCTGAGAAGAGGCAGGGGCAGGACTGGGGGGGCAGGGTCCAGCCCGAGGTGGCCGGGATAGGGCCAGAGGGTGGGAGAGCGGTGGGAATGACTCACTGGCCTTGCCCCCACAGACCCCAGCCAAGATGCGGAGCTGGAACTGGAAGGACACAAGGTGAAGGTGCCCCAAAGCCCACCTGTGCCCATGCCTGACTTCCAAGGGTCCATGTTCTCCCAGAGCGAATACCTGATCTACAAGGAGAGCCAGTGCCGGCTCCGCTACCTGCTGCAGCTGCACTTCTGACCTTCCCAAAGCCTGGGATCCTGGGCCTGTGGGGCCCTTCTGCCCTGGCCCCAGAGTAGTCCTGTCTCGCCCAGGGCCTGTGCACTGCTTGTAAATAAACAGGAAAGAATAAAGTCTCTCTGGCTGACTGCTGCTCTCTGCTTCTGGCTCTCCATCTCCagcccttctctccccacttgTCTCTTCCTTCCTGGGGAATCAATCACAAGTGATGGTGCCCTGGGCTGGGGGCCACTGTGGCCAAGGGATAGGAGGTTGGCAATAGGTCCAGTGTACAGggaaaagagccctggacttggaatcgAGCATTTGGCTTGTGGATGAACTTATCTCccatccctgagcctcagtttccttatctgtaaagtgggggaaggggagatggattaaataatttttatgtgcCACTGCCATGACATGGTGCTTTGAGATCCTCCTGGGGAAGCAGTTAGcaatcttttctcccttccagcTGCCCAGGTTTTTGTCCCCAGTTTGCTGCCTCCCTGAGCTAGGCCAAGGGAAGCTGAGACTGCTGGACCATATTGATCTCTCTTCAGACAGCTGGCTGGAAGGGAGGGAGCTCCTGGGGGGGGTGGTGACTATATCTCTTTTGCCTCAGTATTCCCAATGCCTAGCCCATAGAAGGGGGTGGATAAATGCTTGGTGATGAAGCAATTGGGGGGGGAGCCTCAGTCTTCTGCTCTGGGCAGGGACTGAATGATCCAGGCTCTCCTGTCTTATGCATTTGGGGTagaataatacttctttacattTACGCAGCAGTCTCTATATTTTCTTAAGGGTCTTCCCATTCTTGGGGTATCTgtcctggaaaagaaaagggttGTCCTGTGGAAGAAGGATTGGCTTTGTCTGGCTGGTCCCCAGAGAGCAGAATTCAGGGAAACAAAGGCAAGTTTCAACTCAATAGAAGGAAAAATGTCCTAACAAACAGTGGAATGGGCTGTGGAGAAAgaatgagttccccatcactgtagTGATCCAAGAGAAGGATGGAGAGCCACCTGAGTAGTATGTTCAGGACAGGGTGGATTAGGTATCCCAGATGTCTCAGTGACCCATCAAACTCTCAGGGTCTAGTGGTTCTATTCTTGATGCCTGGACTGACCTGTTCCCCTCATCCCAGAGAGTGACCCAGACCTAAGAAGCTAGAAAAACATCTGCCACTGAAATCCAGGGCAAGCAGGCTGCTGCTAGGACCCAGGGGTGGCCTCACCAGCCCCCCCAGGGATCGGGCGATCTTTAAAGGGCAGCCAAGAGTGACAGCCTGTACCATCTCCGGGGAAGAGCGGCTGCAGCCCCGGCTGGAGGGGGGCAAAGATGAGCCCGCAGGGCCCGGCAGTGGCCCCCAGGGACACACCAGCTCCTGCTCCCCCCTGCCTCTTCCTGGGCAGGGGATGAGGTGAGATCTTCCCAGGGGATCTGGGGGATGGGAGGGTGGGGTGATGGATCGGGGATGACGGTCAAGTGGGTGCATAGAATCATGGGATTTGGAACTAAATGACACCCTGGGAGACCCActagtccaatctcttccttttacagacagaaactgaggtccagagaaggctGGCAACTTGTCCATGGTGATGAAGCCTCGTAAGTATCAGAACAGAGTCCTGAACCCAGATCCCATGGCTCCATTTCCAGAGCTTTTTCCCTCCCAAATCACTTTCCCTTAGTCTCCCCAGTTCAAGGGCAGGACACAGGCCACTTGGATTCCCAGGGCCATGGCATAGCCCTTGGGGGCAGATGGCCAACAGGACTGAGCTAAATGAGACTTTGGGGGCAGGGTCCCCATCATCCCGCCTGGTCGGACTCATCCCGGCTGCCTTCCTGGAGGTGGTGACCCTTCTGGCCAATGGAACCATGCTGGTTGTTCTCCTCCGCACCCCTGCCCTCCGAAAAGCCATCTACCTTGCCCACCTCTGCCTGGTGGACCTTTTGGCTGCGGTCTCTGTGATGCCCCTGGGCCTGCTGGCGGCCCCACCGGGC includes:
- the PARP3 gene encoding protein mono-ADP-ribosyltransferase PARP3, whose amino-acid sequence is MATKRKADSVSSGGPKKKEKPEAEDNIHSTIEALKAAPKETRKARVDPVCPLSSNPDVQVYEDYDCTLNQTNIGNNNNKFYLIQLLDENGQYRCWNRWGRVGEKGQYSQKPFTSLDEAKRDFEKKFWEKTKNHWANRDNFVPQKGKYTLIDLQAEDGEEDQEVMVKVDSVDGVQAVQQNVKPCTLDSATQELVSLIFSHDMFNDAMKTMDLDIKKMPLGKLSKQQIAKGFEALEALEDALQKNSNAEELEELSSHFYTIIPHNFGRKRPPPINSQAVLQAKKDMLLVLADIELAQALKAGQEEEDKKTKVEEVPHPLDRDYELLKCQLQPLAADTDEYKLIETYQKNTGPPHIRILHVWKINREGEGERFQAHTMLENRRLLWHGTNVAVVAAILKSGLRIMPHSGGRVGQGIYFASENSKSACYVRCTSQGIGLMFLSEVVLGQEHRITKDDCTLRQPPPGYHSIIAQGQTEPDPSQDAELELEGHKVKVPQSPPVPMPDFQGSMFSQSEYLIYKESQCRLRYLLQLHF